The following are encoded together in the Lathyrus oleraceus cultivar Zhongwan6 chromosome 3, CAAS_Psat_ZW6_1.0, whole genome shotgun sequence genome:
- the LOC127130764 gene encoding uncharacterized mitochondrial protein AtMg00810-like, protein MDPNLKLGNTKEDVVVDKEMYQRLVGRLIYLSITRSNISYVVSMVSQFMHNPKEIHLQVVHRILQYLKGTPGRGILFKRNENVTLEAYTDADYACSIVDRRSTTGYFTFLGGNLVTLKSKKQSAVARSSAEPEF, encoded by the coding sequence ATGGATCCAAATCTTAAACTGGGTAATACAAAAGAAGATGTTGTAGTAGATAAAGAAATGTATCAACGTCTAGTTGGAAGATTAATTTACTTGTCCATCACTAGATCCAATATTTCATATGTTGTAAGTATGGTTAGTCAGTTCATGCACAATCCTAAAGAAATCCATTTACAAGTAGTTCATAGAATCCTCCAGTATCTCAAGGGAACTCCAGGAAGAGGAATTTTGTTCAAAAGAAATGAAAATGTAACCCTTGAGGCCTATACTGATGCAGATTATGCATGTTCAATTGTTGATAGAAGATCCACTACAGGGTATTTCACCTTTCTTGGAGGAAATCTTGTGACATTGAAGAGTAAGAAGCAAAGTGCAGTAGCACGTTCTAGTGCTGAACCTGAATTTTGA
- the LOC127126843 gene encoding LEAF RUST 10 DISEASE-RESISTANCE LOCUS RECEPTOR-LIKE PROTEIN KINASE-like 2.1, with product MKPLLHHFSSIIVFFFSFILLMIFIINIPTCLSEDDEYTKCNTAFICEDSMEDLRFPFWGGNRETYCGNVADCINTKLTCEGKVSKITINSVKYRILEWDNTTQKLTVARDDYWSGNVCAVNTNIESSTFNNTKFQLYSNDVANVTLLYGCNVGSGKLLNQFYDIDCGESKYVVYTVVYSASFSGFCTPTHAVVIPILRARAAQLGSGNGILSEALKDGFELKWIGNYTECQSCVASGGACGNDGDTEFRCFCNNGTYTTSCTSEKASSSSFGVEWNANNSLCQDCQSSGGHCGYDPISNVFTCYCKDGSFPHSCGSGSKHNWRLVAIGAGFGVTIFFIITIIMTKRGTCRQEKSIFRKRRKLVDNNVEIFMQNYNLHMPRRYSYAEVKRVTNSFRDKLGQGGYGVVYKASLNDGSQVAVKLINESKGNGEEFINEVASISRTSHMNIVSLLGFCYEGNKRALIYEFMPKGSLDKFIYKSELPNAICDFDWNTLFQIAIGIARGLEYLHQGCNSRILHLDIKPQNILLDENFCPKISDFGLAKICQKKDSTVSMLGARGTIGYMAPEIFSRAFGGVSYKSDVYSYGILILEMIGGRKNYDTGGSHSSEMYFPDWIYKDLEQGNTSKTLLDSLTISEEENDMVRKITLVSLWCIQTNPSDRPPMNKVIEMLQGPLSSVSYPPKPVLFSPEMPPLQVDCISSSNSYETNSITVSKYESND from the exons ATGAAGCCTCTGCTTCATCATTTTTCTTCCATTATTGTTTTCTTTTTCTCCTTCATACTTTTgatgatcttcatcatcaatatTCCAACGTGTCTATCCGAGGATGATGAGTACACGAAATGTAACACGGCTTTTATTTGTGAAGACAGTATGGAAGACCTCAGGTTTCCGTTCTGGGGTGGAAACAGAGAAACTTATTGTGGTAATGTTGCTGATTGTATTAATACGAAGCTTACATGCGAAGGTAAAGTTTCAAAGATCACAATTAATAGTGTTAAGTATCGTATTCTTGAGTGGGACAATACAACACAGAAACTCACAGTTGCTAGAGATGATTACTGGAGTGGTAATGTTTGTGCTGTGAATACTAATATTGAGAGCAGCACATTTAATAACACTAAATTTCAACTTTACAGTAATGATGTTGCCAACGTTACTCTCTTATACGGTTGCAATGTTGGAAGTGGAAAATTACTGAATCAGTTTTATGATATTGATTGCGGCGAAAGTAAATATGTTGTATACACGGTTGTTTATTCTGCTTCGTTCTCTGGCTTCTGTACTCCAACTCATGCTGTAGTGATTCCGATTTTGAGAGCCCGAGCTGCACAACTGGGATCTGGCAACGGAATACTGAGCGAGGCATTAAAAGATGGTTTTGAGTTGAAATGGATCGGAAATTACACTGAGTGCCAGAGTTGTGTTGCTTCTGGTGGAGCATGTGGGAATGATGGAGATACTGAATTCAGATGTTTCTGCAATAATGGAACTTACACAACCTCATGCACTTCAGAAAAGGCATCATCCTCAA GTTTTGGAGTGGAGTGGAATGCAAATAATAGTTTGTGTCAAGATTGTCAAAGCTCTGGTGGACACTGTGGATATGATCCAATCTCAAATGTTTTTACTTGCTATTGCAAGGATGGATCCTTCCCACATTCATGTGGATCAG GTTCAAAACATAACTGGAGGCTTGTTGCTATAG GTGCAGGATTTGGAGTAACAATATTctttattattactattattatgACTAAAAGGGGTACATGTAGACAAGAAAAGAGTATTTTTAGGAAAAGAAGAAAGCTTGTGGACAACAATGTGGAAATTTTCATGCAAAATTATAATTTACACATGCCAAGAAGATATAGTTATGCAGAAGTAAAAAGAGTTACAAACTCATTCCGAGATAAATTAGGCCAAGGAGGATATGGTGTTGTGTACAAAGCAAGTTTAAACGATGGTAGTCAAGTGGCGGTGAAACTTATAAACGAATCAAAGGGAAATGGAGAAGAATTCATAAACGAAGTTGCTAGCATTAGTAGAACATCACACATGAACATTGTGTCACTTTTAGGTTTTTGTTATGAAGGGAACAAAAGAGCACTAATATATGAGTTCATGCCCAAAGGATCATTGGATAAGTTCATCTATAAAAGTGAACTTCCTAATGCTATTTGTGATTTTGATTGGAACACTCTGTTCCAAATTGCAATAGGCATTGCTAGAGGACTGGAGTACTTGCATCAAGGATGCAACTCAAGGATTTTGCATCTTGATATCAAACCCCAAAACATTCTTttggatgaaaatttttgtccAAAAATATCTGATTTTGGTTTGGCTAAAATATGTCAAAAGAAGGATAGTACCGTGTCAATGCTAGGGGCAAGAGGAACTATAGGGTATATGGCACCTGAAATATTTAGTAGGGCATTCGGTGGAGTTTCTTACAAGTCTGATGTGTACAGTTATGGCATATTGATTCTTGAGATGATAGGAGGAAGAAAGAACTATGACACCGGAGGGTCACATAGTTCTGAAATGTATTTTCCTGATTGGATTTATAAAGATCTTGAGCAAGGTAATACTAGTAAAACTCTTTTAGATAGTTTGACAATCTCAGAGGAAGAAAATGATATGGTTAGAAAGATTACTTTGGTGAGTCTATGGTGCATTCAAACGAATCCATCAGACAGACCACCCATGAATAAAGTAATAGAAATGCTACAAGGACCACTTTCATCGGTGTCATATCCTCCAAAGCCGGTCTTGTTTTCTCCCGAAATGCCACCACTACAAGTAGACTGTATATCCTCCTCCAATTCCTACGAGACAAATTCAATTACAGTTTCAAAATACGAATCAAATGATTAG